The DNA sequence TCACAGGCAAAGCACCGCCTTCACCACATACCCGTCCTGCGACAACCCAAACGCCGCCTCGACATCAGCAAAATCATAGCAACGAACCAAACGATCAACCGGTAATCGGCCCTCCCGATAATAGCCGATCAGGCGCGGGATGAAGCGCTGCGGATCGACGCCGCCTTCCACCACCCCGACGATGCGCCGGCCCATGCTCATGACCGCAGCAGCGTCCAGCACCCCGGTTCCGGGCGGATAGGCCGCCACCAGCGCCAGCGTTCCCCGCTGCGCCAGCCGGGCCACCGCCGGTCCCAGCAGCGCCAGAACGCCCGTCGTATCAACGATATAGTCGAACAGACCATCCAGATCGGCCAGATCGCCCGCCGCTTGGGTCGCCCCAAGTTCCCGTGCCAGATCGAGCCGATGGGGATGCCGGTCGATCACCGCGATCCGCCCTGCGCCGGCGATGACCGCCGCCATCAGCGCCGACAGGCCCACCGCGCCCGCGCCCAGGATCGCGATGCTCTCGCCGGGCGCGACCCGGAGCGTCTCCAGCACCGTGCCTGCCCCCGTCTGAATGCCGCAACCCAGCGGGGCCAGCAATTCCAGGGGCAGGTCGGCATCCACCTTCACCACATTGTCGCGATGCGCCAGTGCATGGCTCGCAAAGGCCGACTGGCCGAAGATGTTGCCGCCAACCGGCGCGCCTCCGCGCCACAGGCCGCCTTCGCCCGGCTGGCGGATGCCCAGGAAATTGCGCGGTACGAAATCGCTGCAATAGCCCGGTTGATGGACATGGCAGGCCGGGCAGACGCCGCAACTGTGGAAACTCAGCAGCACTGCGTCGCCCGGTCCGACATGGCGCACCCCCGATCCTACCGCCTCCACGATCCCCGCCCCTTCATGGCCCAGCACGACGGGAAAGGGGATCGGCAACGCCCCGTCGCGCATGACCATGTCGGTGTGGCAGATGCCACAGGCGCGGATGCGCACCAGCACCTGTCC is a window from the Sphingobium sp. CAP-1 genome containing:
- a CDS encoding NAD(P)-dependent alcohol dehydrogenase; the protein is MARIAIKAAVVERPGAPFQIERLEIDPPGPGQVLVRIRACGICHTDMVMRDGALPIPFPVVLGHEGAGIVEAVGSGVRHVGPGDAVLLSFHSCGVCPACHVHQPGYCSDFVPRNFLGIRQPGEGGLWRGGAPVGGNIFGQSAFASHALAHRDNVVKVDADLPLELLAPLGCGIQTGAGTVLETLRVAPGESIAILGAGAVGLSALMAAVIAGAGRIAVIDRHPHRLDLARELGATQAAGDLADLDGLFDYIVDTTGVLALLGPAVARLAQRGTLALVAAYPPGTGVLDAAAVMSMGRRIVGVVEGGVDPQRFIPRLIGYYREGRLPVDRLVRCYDFADVEAAFGLSQDGYVVKAVLCL